A single region of the Melopsittacus undulatus isolate bMelUnd1 chromosome 10, bMelUnd1.mat.Z, whole genome shotgun sequence genome encodes:
- the LOC117436749 gene encoding basic salivary proline-rich protein 3-like, translating into MAGPPHCPPGSQHTAPLRRSPARRTAPAHQESGVGIPTAGCGKQKARPDPREGGEHLGHGCSTEQLIPGAPGKPRRQAEHTYMQAQRPPFRRPPYTLPNGRLISCLPPARRNPRVQPRRCRESLASSPGPRAAPPPLNSSNPRTARCEPLPAEGGEREEEDEGGRWSLSAGEARVAPHTREAPGCVQGRPEGRGTGTRVPEAAGGEITWPGEFAAASSSSSCCCSPVSRRSSAPHSDDCGGGSVPGGRAAPRGTMAAPRTPHGADTSRPYRQTAIAPLLARARPPPPIRACACSTSSAAPPHPGPLAVGSARGPFLRYKRAQGNGAERAF; encoded by the coding sequence ATGGCCGGGCCTCCCCACTGCCCGCCCGGCTCCCAGCACACGGCACCGCTCCGCCGCTCACCCGCACGGCGTACAGCGCCGGCACACCAGGAAAGCGGTGTGGGAATACCGACAGCTGGCTGCGGGAAACAGAAAGCAAGGCCAGACcccagggagggaggggagcacCTCGGTCACGGCTGCAGTACCGAGCAACTCATCCCCGGGGCCCCAGGCAAGCCGCGCCGCCAGGCCGAGCACACGTACATGCAGGCTCAACGGCCACCCTTCCGACGCCCTCCGTACACCCTCCCAAACGGGCGACTTATTTCCTGTCTGCCGCCAGCGCGGCGAAACCCTCGCGTTCAGCCCCGACGCTGCAGAGAGTCCCTCGCATCCTCCCCCGGGCCCCGCGCAGCTCCGCCGCCTCTGAACTCTAGTAACCCCCGCACAGCTCGCTGCGAGCCGCTGCCGGCGGAGGGAGGGGAGcgagaggaggaggatgaaggggggCGGTGGTCACTGAGCGCAGGAGAGGCCCGGGTAGCCCCGCACACACGTGAAGCACCGGGGTGCGTGCAGGGGCGCCCTGAGGGGCGGGGGACGGGCACGCGCGTGCCTGAGGCGGCGGGTGGGGAAATCACCTGGCCCGGCGAGTtcgccgccgcctcctcctcctcctcctgctgctgctccccggTGTCGCGGCGGAGCTCCGCTCCTCACAGCGACGACTGTGGCGGCGGCTCGGTGCCCGGCGGCAGAGCGGCTCCTCGAGGCACCATGGCTGCGCCGCGCACGCCTCACGGCGCCGACACCTCACGTCCCTACAGACAGACAGCCATTGCCCCGCTGCTTGCGCGCgcgcgccccccccccccgatccgCGCATGCGCCTGCTCCACCAGCAGCGCAGCACCGCCCCACCCGGGACCGCTGGCGGTGGGCAGCGCGCGGGGTCCGTTCCTACGTTACAAACGTGCGCAGGGAAACGGGGCAGAACGTGCTTTTTGA